A genomic region of Enterococcus sp. 12C11_DIV0727 contains the following coding sequences:
- the yqeH gene encoding ribosome biogenesis GTPase YqeH, producing the protein MSDMEAIHCIGCGAVIQTEHPNELGYTPKAAFEKGMETGEVYCQRCFRLRHYNDIQDVQLTDDDFLRLLNELGKEDALIVNVVDIFDFNGSLIPGLHRFIGDNPVLMVGNKVDILPKSLKKPKMIQWMRERAHEEGLRPVDVLLTSAKKTQEMEHLLKTIEKYRDGKDVYVVGVTNVGKSTLINQIIKQTAGVQDVITTSQFPGTTLDKIEIPLDDGHFLIDTPGIIHRHQMAHYLGKKDLKIIAPQKEIKPKVYQLNPEQTLFLGGLARFDFIQGERSSFIAYVSNDLAIHRTKLVTADAFYEKHVGGLLRPPRPDEVAEFPELVRFEFSIKEKTDIVFAGLGWITVTEPCVVAGWAPKGVDVLRRKALI; encoded by the coding sequence ATGAGTGATATGGAAGCAATTCACTGTATCGGCTGTGGTGCAGTCATTCAAACGGAACACCCGAATGAATTAGGCTATACGCCAAAAGCTGCATTTGAAAAAGGGATGGAAACAGGGGAAGTTTATTGCCAACGTTGTTTTCGTTTAAGACATTACAATGATATTCAAGATGTTCAATTAACAGACGATGATTTTTTACGTTTGCTAAATGAATTAGGAAAAGAGGATGCATTGATCGTCAATGTAGTGGATATTTTTGATTTTAACGGATCGTTGATTCCAGGACTACATCGTTTTATTGGCGATAATCCTGTTTTGATGGTAGGAAATAAAGTCGATATTTTACCTAAATCATTAAAGAAACCTAAGATGATTCAATGGATGAGAGAACGTGCTCATGAAGAAGGCTTACGCCCAGTTGATGTATTATTGACAAGCGCTAAAAAAACGCAGGAAATGGAGCACTTACTTAAGACGATCGAAAAATATCGTGATGGTAAAGATGTTTATGTGGTCGGGGTAACGAATGTTGGTAAATCAACGCTGATCAATCAAATCATCAAACAGACAGCTGGAGTACAAGATGTCATTACAACATCGCAATTTCCGGGAACGACATTGGATAAAATTGAGATTCCATTAGATGATGGGCATTTCTTGATCGATACACCTGGAATCATTCATCGCCATCAAATGGCGCATTATCTTGGCAAAAAAGACTTAAAAATCATTGCACCGCAAAAAGAGATCAAACCTAAGGTGTACCAACTAAATCCTGAGCAAACATTATTTTTAGGTGGGTTGGCTCGGTTTGATTTTATTCAAGGAGAGCGTAGTTCATTTATTGCCTACGTATCAAATGATTTAGCAATTCACCGAACTAAATTAGTGACAGCTGATGCTTTTTATGAGAAACATGTTGGCGGTTTGTTACGACCGCCACGCCCTGATGAAGTGGCAGAATTTCCTGAGTTGGTTCGGTTTGAATTTTCTATCAAAGAAAAAACAGATATTGTTTTTGCCGGACTAGGCTGGATTACGGTCACAGAACCATGTGTGGTTGCTGGTTGGGCACCAAAAGGCGTCGACGTTTTAAGAAGAAAAGCCTTGATTTAA
- a CDS encoding YqeG family HAD IIIA-type phosphatase yields the protein MFSKFKPTWMVDAIYKITPSQLKNLGIKAVLTDLDNTLIAWDNPDGTEELLSWILEMKNAGIPVIVVSNNKSSRIKRAVEKFDLEYVSRALKPSTRGFREAEKKLNLKPEELVMVGDQIMTDIRGANAAGIRNILVRPIVDTDGWNTKINRFFERKIMKHLAKKHPDMIWKGGLE from the coding sequence ATGTTTTCAAAATTTAAACCAACTTGGATGGTAGATGCGATTTATAAAATCACACCGAGCCAATTAAAAAATTTAGGGATCAAGGCAGTATTGACTGATTTAGACAATACCTTGATTGCGTGGGATAATCCAGACGGGACTGAAGAACTACTATCATGGATCCTCGAAATGAAAAATGCTGGAATTCCAGTTATCGTTGTATCAAATAATAAATCTAGCCGTATTAAACGAGCAGTTGAAAAATTTGATTTAGAATATGTATCTAGAGCGTTAAAACCGTCAACTAGAGGTTTCAGAGAAGCTGAAAAGAAACTAAATTTAAAGCCAGAAGAATTAGTAATGGTCGGTGATCAAATCATGACTGATATTCGTGGTGCAAATGCTGCTGGGATCAGAAATATTTTAGTTCGTCCGATTGTTGATACGGATGGTTGGAATACGAAAATTAATCGATTTTTTGAACGGAAAATCATGAAACATTTAGCGAAGAAACATCCAGATATGATATGGAAAGGCGGACTAGAATGA
- a CDS encoding VOC family protein, with amino-acid sequence MAVTIKKASINLSVPDTEAAMTLYEKIFGAKNIELVLAEEGNSARFSIGESLFALADEQPENGGKSPLALHGVPLCIQLICDNVEELVEKTLAAGCTLDMPITIVPNKFKVANIKDPFGFIWSISEVYTH; translated from the coding sequence ATGGCCGTTACAATCAAAAAAGCATCAATCAATCTTTCTGTCCCTGATACAGAAGCAGCAATGACACTTTATGAAAAAATATTCGGTGCAAAGAATATTGAATTGGTGCTTGCGGAAGAAGGGAACTCTGCTCGCTTCAGCATTGGTGAAAGTTTGTTTGCTTTAGCCGATGAACAACCAGAAAACGGTGGGAAATCACCTTTGGCATTGCATGGGGTACCACTTTGTATCCAGTTGATTTGTGATAATGTTGAAGAGCTTGTTGAAAAAACATTGGCTGCTGGCTGTACTTTAGACATGCCAATCACTATTGTGCCAAATAAATTTAAAGTGGCAAATATTAAAGATCCATTTGGTTTTATCTGGTCGATTTCAGAAGTCTATACTCATTGA
- a CDS encoding acetyl-CoA carboxylase carboxyl transferase subunit alpha, producing MEKTANDIVTLARAQDRYTSLEYIAAVFDDFIEFHGDRYFGDDLAVVGGVATLEDKPVTVVGIQKGRNLPENIERNFGAPHPEGYRKALRLMKQAEKFGRPVVTFINTAGAYCGIEAEERGEGEAIARNLIEMSDLSVPIIAIIIGEGGSGGALALAVADEVWMLEHTIYAVLSPEGFASILWKDGSRAKEAAELMKITATELKELTIIDRVIPEEMNGEVLEQPKINRMIQKALISKFTELSQLETDVLLENRYQRFRKY from the coding sequence ATGGAAAAAACAGCCAATGATATTGTCACCCTAGCTAGAGCGCAAGATCGCTATACGTCATTAGAATATATTGCGGCAGTCTTTGATGATTTCATAGAATTCCATGGTGATCGTTACTTTGGCGATGACTTGGCTGTTGTCGGTGGTGTTGCAACGTTAGAAGACAAGCCGGTGACGGTCGTTGGAATTCAAAAAGGTCGCAATTTACCGGAAAATATTGAACGGAATTTTGGCGCACCCCATCCTGAGGGATATCGTAAAGCCTTACGTTTAATGAAACAAGCTGAAAAATTCGGCCGACCAGTGGTTACGTTTATCAATACAGCAGGCGCTTATTGTGGGATTGAAGCAGAAGAGCGTGGTGAAGGTGAGGCAATTGCTAGAAATCTAATAGAAATGTCTGATTTAAGTGTGCCGATCATTGCAATTATTATCGGTGAAGGTGGCAGTGGCGGTGCATTAGCACTCGCGGTGGCTGATGAAGTTTGGATGTTAGAACACACGATCTACGCAGTGCTCTCTCCAGAAGGATTTGCTTCAATTCTTTGGAAAGATGGAAGTCGAGCTAAAGAAGCAGCTGAGTTAATGAAGATCACAGCCACAGAATTAAAAGAATTAACGATCATTGATCGAGTGATCCCAGAAGAAATGAACGGTGAAGTATTAGAACAACCCAAAATCAATCGAATGATTCAAAAAGCACTTATTAGTAAGTTTACTGAACTTTCTCAATTAGAAACGGATGTGCTGTTGGAAAATCGCTATCAGCGTTTTCGTAAATATTGA
- the accD gene encoding acetyl-CoA carboxylase, carboxyltransferase subunit beta: protein MALFKKKNYIRINPNRAGDQSAVNKPTVPDNMWAKCPCCKRTLYTKDMGAEKVCPYCGYSFRIGAWERLALTVDEKSFEEWDTDLITKDPLTFPGYLDKIAIMQEKTELHEAVLTGKAKIDGQEIGIGVMDANFIMGSMGTVVGEKITRLFERATEQRLPVIIFTASGGARMQEGIFSLMQMAKISGALKRHSNLGLFYITVLTDPTTGGVTASFAMDGDVILAEPQSLIGFAGRRVIEQTIRQELPDDFQKAEFLLDHGFVDKIVPRNQLQETLSKLIKVHTMKGWK from the coding sequence ATGGCTTTATTTAAAAAGAAAAACTACATTCGAATCAATCCGAATCGCGCGGGCGACCAATCTGCTGTAAACAAACCTACAGTTCCAGATAATATGTGGGCTAAATGTCCTTGTTGCAAACGTACGCTCTATACAAAAGATATGGGGGCAGAAAAAGTCTGTCCTTATTGTGGTTATAGTTTTAGAATCGGTGCGTGGGAACGACTTGCCTTGACAGTCGACGAAAAAAGTTTTGAAGAATGGGACACAGACTTAATTACAAAAGATCCGTTGACCTTTCCAGGTTATTTAGATAAAATCGCGATAATGCAGGAAAAAACAGAACTTCATGAAGCTGTTTTAACTGGTAAAGCTAAAATCGATGGTCAAGAAATCGGGATTGGGGTAATGGATGCTAATTTTATCATGGGTAGTATGGGGACAGTCGTAGGCGAAAAAATTACCCGTTTGTTTGAACGTGCAACTGAACAACGCTTACCTGTAATTATTTTTACCGCATCAGGTGGAGCAAGAATGCAAGAGGGGATTTTTTCTCTGATGCAGATGGCAAAAATCTCAGGTGCGCTAAAACGTCATAGCAATTTGGGCTTATTTTATATCACAGTACTGACTGATCCAACAACCGGTGGTGTTACGGCTAGTTTTGCTATGGATGGTGATGTTATTTTAGCTGAACCGCAAAGTTTGATTGGTTTTGCTGGACGACGCGTGATCGAACAAACCATTCGTCAAGAATTACCAGATGATTTTCAAAAAGCCGAGTTTTTATTAGATCATGGATTTGTTGATAAGATTGTTCCTAGAAATCAATTGCAGGAAACACTTAGTAAACTAATAAAAGTTCATACGATGAAAGGGTGGAAATAG
- a CDS encoding acetyl-CoA carboxylase biotin carboxylase subunit, whose translation MFSKVLIANRGEIAVRIIRACRELGVQTVAVYSEADKEALHTQLADEAICIGPAKAADSYLNVQSVLSAAIVTNAEAIHPGFGFLSENSQFAAMCEECNITFIGPKAATIDAMGNKINARELMQKANVPVIPGSTGVINSVEEALTIAADIGYPVMLKAAAGGGGKGIRKVLSKEELPQHFTSAQQEAKAAFGNDDMYLEKIIYPARHIEVQILGDQYGHVIHLGERDCSLQRNNQKVLEESPSIAISPEKRQLLGETAVRAAKAVQYENAGTIEFLMDKSGEFYFMEMNTRIQVEHPVTEMVTGIDLVKAQLKIASGEELPYIQEDITITGHAIECRINAENPAFNFAPSPGKIKNLLLPSGGMGLRVDSAMYSGYTIPPFYDSMIAKVIVHGEDRMDALMKMQRALHEIVTDGIITNAEFQLDLITHKNVLAGDYDTSFLQETFLPNWEPESDN comes from the coding sequence ATGTTTTCAAAAGTTTTAATTGCAAATAGAGGAGAAATTGCTGTTCGAATCATTCGAGCATGTCGTGAATTAGGAGTGCAAACTGTAGCAGTTTATTCCGAAGCAGATAAAGAAGCACTGCACACACAGCTTGCAGATGAAGCAATCTGTATTGGACCAGCGAAAGCTGCTGATTCTTATTTAAATGTTCAAAGCGTATTAAGCGCGGCGATTGTAACAAATGCTGAAGCAATTCATCCAGGTTTTGGATTTTTATCAGAAAATAGTCAGTTCGCAGCAATGTGCGAAGAGTGTAATATTACTTTTATTGGCCCAAAAGCTGCAACGATCGATGCGATGGGAAATAAAATCAATGCCCGAGAATTGATGCAAAAAGCGAATGTGCCAGTTATTCCTGGAAGCACGGGTGTAATCAATTCGGTTGAAGAAGCTTTGACGATTGCAGCGGACATCGGTTATCCCGTTATGCTAAAGGCTGCCGCTGGCGGCGGCGGTAAAGGGATCCGTAAAGTGTTGAGCAAAGAAGAATTACCACAGCATTTTACCTCAGCACAACAAGAAGCTAAAGCTGCTTTTGGTAATGACGATATGTATCTGGAAAAAATTATTTACCCAGCACGACATATTGAAGTGCAGATTTTAGGCGATCAATATGGTCATGTGATTCATTTGGGCGAACGTGATTGTTCTTTACAAAGAAATAATCAAAAAGTGTTAGAAGAATCACCATCAATTGCAATTTCACCTGAAAAACGTCAATTATTAGGTGAAACAGCTGTTCGAGCAGCCAAAGCTGTTCAATATGAGAATGCTGGAACAATCGAATTTTTGATGGATAAATCTGGTGAATTTTATTTTATGGAAATGAATACTCGAATTCAAGTTGAGCATCCTGTGACAGAAATGGTTACAGGGATCGATCTTGTTAAAGCCCAATTAAAAATTGCTTCTGGGGAAGAGTTACCTTATATCCAAGAAGATATTACGATTACGGGGCATGCGATTGAATGTCGAATCAATGCGGAAAACCCAGCATTTAACTTTGCTCCTTCTCCAGGGAAAATCAAAAACTTGCTACTTCCAAGTGGCGGTATGGGCTTAAGAGTAGACAGTGCCATGTATTCTGGCTATACGATTCCGCCTTTTTATGATTCAATGATCGCTAAGGTGATCGTTCATGGGGAAGATCGCATGGATGCTTTGATGAAGATGCAACGGGCGTTACATGAGATTGTGACAGATGGAATTATCACAAATGCAGAATTTCAGTTAGATTTGATCACTCATAAAAACGTACTAGCTGGTGATTACGATACAAGCTTTTTACAAGAAACATTTTTACCAAATTGGGAACCAGAAAGCGATAATTAA
- the fabZ gene encoding 3-hydroxyacyl-ACP dehydratase FabZ has translation MTIQEIKEVIPHRYPFLLLDTVEEIVVGEKVIAKKNVTINEPFFQGHFPGEPVMPGVLILEALAQAGAVALLAMPDFKGKTAYFGGIDKAKFRQKVVPGDTLMLEVEIMKVKSIAGIGKGTATVNGKKVAEAELTFMIG, from the coding sequence ATGACTATTCAAGAAATCAAAGAAGTCATTCCACATCGTTATCCTTTCTTATTGTTGGATACAGTTGAAGAAATCGTTGTTGGAGAAAAAGTTATTGCAAAGAAAAATGTTACAATTAATGAACCTTTTTTTCAAGGTCACTTTCCGGGAGAACCTGTGATGCCAGGCGTTTTGATTTTGGAAGCACTAGCCCAAGCAGGTGCTGTAGCATTATTAGCGATGCCGGATTTTAAAGGCAAGACAGCCTACTTTGGTGGGATCGATAAAGCCAAATTTAGACAAAAAGTTGTTCCAGGTGATACTTTGATGTTAGAAGTAGAAATTATGAAAGTAAAATCAATAGCCGGCATCGGCAAAGGAACTGCAACTGTGAATGGGAAAAAAGTAGCGGAAGCAGAATTGACCTTTATGATTGGATAG
- the accB gene encoding acetyl-CoA carboxylase biotin carboxyl carrier protein, with product MNINEVKELLTQFDQSTLTEFDLKEGSFGLYMNKNKVTQKTPGEVKQVADNNVTSQGTVEVTSQTVEVKEPINETITSETKPENTEEIISPIVGVVYLKPAPDKENFKQVGDSVKKGDVVCIVEAMKLMNEITASVDGVITEVLIQNEDVVEFNQPLFRVSKGV from the coding sequence ATGAATATCAATGAAGTCAAAGAATTATTAACACAGTTTGACCAATCGACACTAACAGAATTTGATCTTAAAGAAGGTTCTTTTGGCCTTTATATGAATAAAAATAAAGTAACACAAAAAACACCTGGTGAAGTAAAACAAGTTGCGGATAACAATGTAACCAGTCAAGGGACAGTAGAAGTTACTAGCCAAACTGTCGAAGTAAAAGAACCAATAAATGAAACAATAACATCAGAAACGAAACCAGAAAACACAGAAGAAATCATTTCTCCAATCGTTGGCGTTGTCTATTTAAAACCTGCACCAGATAAAGAAAATTTCAAGCAAGTTGGTGACTCGGTGAAAAAAGGTGATGTTGTTTGTATCGTTGAGGCAATGAAACTTATGAATGAAATCACTGCATCGGTCGATGGTGTAATTACTGAAGTATTGATACAAAATGAAGATGTTGTTGAATTTAATCAACCATTGTTCCGTGTATCAAAAGGAGTGTAA